The proteins below come from a single Salvelinus alpinus chromosome 18, SLU_Salpinus.1, whole genome shotgun sequence genomic window:
- the LOC139544424 gene encoding putative nuclease HARBI1, protein MSSSPSLATEDSVTSKRSSIGLQMVCNADCVISNVVAKWPGSVHDSRIFRASEIYQCLSQGEFSGVLLGDRGYGCQPFLLTPFTDPQEAQQAYNHAHARTRARVEMTFGLLKARFHCLHKLRVSPVRACDITVACAVLHNVACLRKERAPRVPPAMDWDNPAIFPDDDSGRLLRDQYVLNYFS, encoded by the exons atgtcttcatctccttccctggccacagaagactctgtgacatcaaagaggagttctataggattgcag atggtctgcaatgctgactgtgtgatcagcaatgttgtggcaaaatggcctggctcagtccatgactccagaatctttcgggcctctgaaatctatcagtgcctatcacaag gtgaattctctggtgtgttgctgggagacagggggtatggctgccagccttttctcctgacacctttcacagacccccaggaagcacagcaggcctacaaccatgcccatgccaggaccagggccagagttgaaatgacctttggcctcctgaaggcacgctttcactgccttcacaaattaagggtcagccctgttagggcatgtgatattactgtggcttgtgctgtcctccacaatgtggcctgcctgaggaaggagagggcccccagagtaccaccagccatggactgggacaatccggcaatcttccctgatgacgacagtggtcggctgctgagggaccaa